In Thermoanaerobaculia bacterium, the genomic stretch AAACCCGCCAGGGCGAGGTGGAGGTTCGATTTGCTCTGAGGGAAGAGGATCGCGAAAACATTGAAGATCTTCAAAACCTGCTCATCACCGCAAATGGAGAAAAACCGGTTCGACTGGGGGAAGTTGCAACCTTTCAGACACGGGGACGCCCCACATCCATCGAGCGGGAAAACCGGAAAGTCGGAATTGGTGTCCGAGCGATCTATGAGGGGAAAAATTTTCAGGAAGCACGAAAGACCATGGCGCAGGCCCTTGACAGCGTGATGGCTCCCGGGGTCACATGGTCATGGTCGTCACGAATGCAGCGTCAGGACGAAGAAGGATCCCAGATGGTTTTACAGCTTCTCCTGGCCCTGGTCCTGATCTACTGCGTCATGGCCTCCCTCTTTGAATCCCTTTCCCACCCGTTTGCCATCGTTCTGGCCATGCCCTACGCTCTATTCGGTGTCGCCTGGTTCTTTCTCATTACGGGAAGTCCACTGAACCTCATGGCCCAGATCGGTCTGCTGATTTTGATGGGAATCGTCGTCAACAACGGCATCGTCTATCTGGACCGTGTTCATCAGCTTCGAAAGGAAGGAATGGAGCGGACAGAAGCCCTCCTGAGAGGTGGCGGCGACCGCTTACGTCCCATCCTGATGACCGCGGCTACCACCATTGTGGGACTTCTTCCCCTCGCCCTCGGTCGGGCTGCCATAACCGGCGCCTATTACTACCCCCTGGCCCGAACCGTGGTGGGGGGCCTGTTGACTTCCACCTTCCTGACACTGTTAATTCTCCCTTATATCTATTCCATCGTGGATGACGCAGGCGTAAGAATTCGAGCCTTTCGGCCCCGAATGCTTCTTCGTCTTCCCGGTTTTTTCTTTCGCGGCACCCTCTTTCTGGTCACACTGCCTGCCAGGCCGGTGCGATTTCTGCTCTCCCGCCGGAAAGAGAACCGCGAGGACCTCTGAACCGTTTTCCCCTCTTCATTCGATACCGGATGGTATACTGCCTCCATGTCGGGTGAGCAGAGTCCATCCAGTCAGGGAAAAATCCATCCCGGCGATCAGGAAGGCTCGGGACTCTTCCATGTCACCATCTCCTGTCCCAAATGCGGTGGAGAAACGACATGGCACCTTCTTCAGACTCTGGCCACCTGCCCTTACTGCTCCTCAGGGTTGTGGTGGCCGGACTCCGGTGAGATCCTTCGCCTTGTGGCCCTGGATCAGGCCCGGGATCCGGAACACCTCTTAGACATTCTCATGACGCATGATGCCATTCGGACCAGGGCCGACATGGTTCCGCAGAACCAATCGTCCGACCCTGGCAGCGAAGCCCTTCTGATGGGGGAAATGCTGTATGAATTTCTTCCCGATCTCGATTCCATCAAGCGGCAGAGACGGCACCTCTTTGAAATTCATGAAGTCATTACCATCCATGCGCCCTACTTTCTTTACTCCCTGCTCCTGGCTTTTCATGCCCTTGGACGAAAGAGACCTGCCGCAAAAAAGGTATTTGAAACCCATTTCTTCCAGATGGACGACATGGTGCCCTGCTACGACTCCTCGTGGAACTTCAGGGATCGGGGGCTCTGGATGTCCCGGCAGACCCTCACCACACTGACACCCGAGGCCGTTGCGGCAGGTTGGTTCCTGGAGTCACGGGAACAGGAAATCCTGCCTGAGGACGCGGCACGACACTGGCTTCAGAAACGACTTCTTCTCGAACCGGACATGGACCCCCTGACCTTCCTCTCTTCGGTTCATGAACCCAGAAGCTGGATCGTTTACCGGCCCTACCACTTCGTTCGGGCCAGGATGCCTGCGGGAACTGACTGGGTCCTGATTGACGGTCAGTTCCAGAACATCGCAGGATTCCCCACTTCCAATGATCTGGACCTGCTCCATAGAAACTATGCACCCCGCCTTGCACCGTCAGATTTTCGATCGGGATCGCTGCGTCTCATCCCCTACCGCTGTCCGGTCTGTGGATGGGATATCCATATGAATCCCCGCGGTCATCACCAGATCTGCACCCAGTGCGGCCGAATGCTTACACCATCGGATCGGGGCCTTACCGAGATTCCCTATTTCACGATCCCCCCCCTGGAGATTCCCTGGCGGCCGGCAGGTACGCGGATCACGACGGGGTGGGCACCCTTCTGGCGAATGCGGATTCAATGGAGTGATGGAGACAAAGATTTTTCTTCCCTCCGCGACCTCTTTCTTTCTCTAGTTCCCTCTCTTGCCAGCCTTCGTAACTTCTCCGTACCTGATACCGACCGGATCTTTCTGCCTGCCTTTGACGTCCGCGTCTTTGATGGATTTCACGAGTGGGCCATGGATGTTTCTTCGTACCTTACGGAAAGGGATCCCGAAGTAACGGAGGACCGTCCCTTTATGGTTTACACCGCCAGGGAAGATGATATCGTTCTTCCCGATATGGATGTTGAGAAATGGAACCCCTTTCTGGGAAAAATTCTCTTTGATCTAATGCCGGAACCGGTTCGGATGAGAATGAACGCGGGAATTTTACGACGTCTCGGAAATATCGAGGGCAGAATAAAGGAGACCGACCTGGTCTATGTACCCCTTCCGGTTGCCGATGTCGGAGCCAATCCCATGCAGATCATCGGCCCTTCCACGAACCAGGACTGGCTTCCTTTGAAAACCGGATCCTTCGCCCCCGGGGTCCATCGCACGGTACGGCGGTGGAAAGACCGAGCGGCGTCGCTGCATTGAACAGTGGATCGATCCCTGGAAAGGTTCAGGCCGTAAGTTAGCTCGCACTTTATTCATCCCTGTACACTGCGACAATTACACCCGCACAAAAAATTGCAAGAAGGAAAGAGTGAACCGTGAAGAAAAGAGGACAATGATGAAGTGTTCCGTTTCTGCATCCTGATATCGATGGAGAAGTCACTCCTCCAGATGGCTGAATTCAGGCTGTCTCTTTAGAAATCCTACGGATGCAGGGCGACGCTGATTCAAAGTTATTCGGCTATCCAGGTTCCTCCCGCTTCGATATTACTTCGTTACGAACAATGGGTCGCGTGAGGCAGGTGGGACCGCCTGCTCCCTTCCGGCTGATTTCATTTCCCCGATAGGTCCGAACTTCGATACCCCGTTTCTCGATACACCGCCGGGTCCGCGGATTCCCTTCCAGCATGAGACAGAGACCGGGTCGGAGCACAAGGACGTTGCAACCCATCGATTCAAACTCCTCGTCCGGAACCTCAATGAGATGAACCCCACGCTCGATCAGCCATTCGCGGAAGGGAACGGGCATCAGTCTGGAGTACACCAGAGCCATGTCCGATGAGAGCGGGCTGAAAAAGGACATCAGGTGAAGAACGTCTCCGGGTCCATTCCAATGGGGTAGGGGCACCGCAACGATTTCCTCAATGATTCCCTCAGTCAGACGCTTGAGCTGTTCGATTCCCGCGGCATTGGTCCGATATCCCTGTCCTACAATAAGCGTCTGGCCGTCGAGATTCACACAATCTCCTCCCTCAAGGCGTCCATCCCCCGTAATCGATCCGATAATGGGAATCCCCAGCACAGAGAGGGCATCCCCCGTAGCTTCCGGTTCCCCCATGCGGAGATTCTTTCCCATCCGGCAGAGGATGGCTCCCGATCGGGTCATAATGGCCGCATCCCGGACATAGATGGAATCCATCCCGGTCCGTTCGTCGGCGGGAAGGAAAT encodes the following:
- a CDS encoding arginine deiminase family protein, with the protein product MKSDQKTNLLRSTEGNHDLSGFSGCLSETGHLVRLILKHPMQAFQNQDLVDSQWASLNYSEPPEMDGAVKEYDSFVDMLRESVDEIHFLPADERTGMDSIYVRDAAIMTRSGAILCRMGKNLRMGEPEATGDALSVLGIPIIGSITGDGRLEGGDCVNLDGQTLIVGQGYRTNAAGIEQLKRLTEGIIEEIVAVPLPHWNGPGDVLHLMSFFSPLSSDMALVYSRLMPVPFREWLIERGVHLIEVPDEEFESMGCNVLVLRPGLCLMLEGNPRTRRCIEKRGIEVRTYRGNEISRKGAGGPTCLTRPIVRNEVISKREEPG